Proteins encoded together in one Benincasa hispida cultivar B227 chromosome 1, ASM972705v1, whole genome shotgun sequence window:
- the LOC120074852 gene encoding protein FAR-RED ELONGATED HYPOCOTYL 3, whose amino-acid sequence MPCTSDLRLPSGEHDKDEEPNGINNMLDVEEKLHNGVIESGNMVDATDGMHVEDGGDLNSPMLDMVMFKEDTNLEPLPGMEFESHGEAYSFYQEYARSMGFNTAIQNSRRSKTSREFIDAKFACSRYGMKREYDKSFNRPRVRQTKQESENSTGRRACAKTDCKASMHVKRRADGKWVIHSFVKEHNHELLPAQAVSEQTRKMYAAMARQFAEYKNVVGLKSDSKNPFDKVRNLAFDAGDARILLDFLTQMQNLNSNFFYAVDIGEDHRLRNLFWIDAKSRHDYIYFNDVVSLDTTYIRNKYKLPLAFFVGVNQHYQFMLLGCALLSDETPTTYAWLLHIWLKAIGGQAPKVIITDHDKVLKSAVQEVLPNVYHHFTLWHILGKISENLGNVIKRHENFMAKFEKCIYKSWTNEEFEKRWWKLVDRFELKEDELVQSLCEDQRHWAPTYMKDVFLAGMAMPQRSESVNSFLDKYLHKKTTVQEFVKQYETILQDRYEEEAKADSDTWNKQPTLRSPSPFEKSVSGMYTHAVFKKFQVEVLGAVACFPRKVREDDKSITYQVQDLEKNLDFIVVWNGLKSEVSCLCRLYEYKGYLCRHAMVVLQKCELSTIPAQYILKRWTKDAKSRQLMGEEPEPVQSRVQRYNDLCQRALRLIEEGSLSQESYSIALHALDETLGNCTSVNNSNRTFLEAGTSAAHGLLCIEEDSQIRNIGKTNKKKNPTKKRKVNCEPDVMTVGAQDSLQQMDKLSSRAVTLDGYFGTQPSVQGMVQLNLMAPTRDNYYGNQQAIQGLGQLNSIAPSHDGYYAAQPSIHGLGQMDFFRTPAGFTYGIRDDPNVRTTQLHDDASRHA is encoded by the exons ATGCCCTGCACTTCAG ATCTTAGGCTACCTTCTGGTGAGCATGACAAAGATGAAGAACCAAATGGAATCAATAATATGTTGGATGTGGAAGAAAAACTTCATAATGGAGTTATTGAGAGTGGAAATATGGTTGATGCTACAGATGGGATGCACGTTGAAGATGGTGGAGATTTAAATTCCCCCATGTTAGACATGGTAATGTTTAAAGAGGACACaaatttggaaccacttcctgGCATGGAATTTGAATCACACGGTGAAGCATATTCCTTCTATCAGGAATATGCTCGCTCTATGGGATTCAACACAGCAATACAAAATAGCCGCCGTTCAAAGACATCAAGAGAATTTATTGATGCAAAATTTGCTTGTTCCCGTTATGGCATGAAGAGAGAGTATGATAAATCCTTCAATCGTCCACGTGTAAGGCAAACTAAGCAGGAAAGTGAAAATTCAACTGGTCGAAGAGCATGTGCAAAGACAGACTGCAAAGCTAGCATGCACGTGAAGAGGAGGGCAGATGGTAAATGGGTTATACATAGTTTTGTTAAGGAGCATAACCATGAGCTTTTACCAGCTCAAGCTGTCAGTGAACAAACAAGAAAGATGTATGCTGCAATGGCTAGACAATTTGCAGAATACAAAAATGTAGTAGGACTCAAGAGTGACTCCAAGAATCCATTTGACAAAGTTCGCAATTTGGCTTTTGATGCTGGAGATGCAAGGATTTTACTTGACTTTCTCACTCAGATGCAGAATTTGAACTCTAACTTCTTTTATGCTGTAGATATTGGTGAAGATCACCGGTTAAGgaatttattttggattgatGCAAAAAGTAGGCATgactatatttattttaatgatgTAGTTTCACTTGATACTACCTACATCAGAAATAAATATAAGTTGCCCCTTGCTTTCTTTGTTGGAGTGAATCAACATTATCAGTTTATGTTGCTTGGATGCGCTTTACTATCAGATGAAACTCCAACAACGTATGCTTGGCTATTGCACATATGGTTGAAAGCAATTGGTGGACAAGCTCCAAAAGTTATTATCACCGACCATGATAAAGTACTGAAATCAGCAGTTCAAGAGGTGCTTCCAAATGTGTATCATCACTTCACTTTGTGGCACATATTAGGAAAAATTTCTGAAAACCTTGGTAATGTAATTAAACGACATGAGAATTTTAtggcaaaatttgaaaaatgcaTCTACAAGTCATGGACAAATGAAGAGTTTGAGAAAAGGTGGTGGAAACTGGTTGATAGATTTGAACTCAAAGAAGATGAATTGGTTCAGTCCTTATGTGAAGATCAAAGACACTGGGCACCAACATATATGAAAGATGTCTTTTTGGCTGGAATGGCCATGCCACAGCGATCTGAAAGTGTAAACTCCTTCCTTGATAAGTATTTGCACAAGAAGACCACTGTGCAAGAATTTGTGAAACAGTATGAAACAATTTTACAGGATAGGTATGAAGAGGAAGCAAAAGCTGATTCTGATACATGGAACAAACAACCCACTTTAAGATCTCCTTCGCCATTTGAGAAGAGCGTTTCGGGAATGTACACACATGCGGTATTTAAAAAGTTTCAAGTTGAGGTCTTAGGTGCCGTTGCTTGCTTTCCTAGGAAGGTAAGGGAAGATGATAAAAGCATTACCTATCAAGTCCAAGATTTGGAAAAAAATCTAGACTTCATTGTTGTATGGAATGGATTGAAGTCGGAAGTTTCTTGTCTTTGCCGGTTGTATGAATATAAAGGTTACCTTTGTAGACATGCTATGGTTGTTCTTCAAAAGTGTGAACTTTCTACTATTCCAGCTCAGTATATTTTAAAGCGGTGGACAAAAGATGCTAAGAGCCGACAATTAATGGGAGAAGAACCTGAGCCAGTACAATCTCGGGTGCAACGGTACAACGATTTATGCCAGCGAGCATTGAGATTGATTGAAGAGGGATCTTTGTCCCAAGAGAGTTACAGTATTGCATTACATGCACTCGATGAAACTCTTGGAAATTGTACTAGTGTTAATAATTCTAATAGAACTTTTTTAGAAGCTGGTACATCAGCAGCTCATGGTCTACTCTGCATTGAAGAAGATAGTCAGATTAGAAACATAGGCAAgacaaacaagaaaaaaaatccaactaAGAAAAGGAAG GTGAATTGCGAGCCAGATGTCATGACTGTTGGAGCTCAAGATAGCTTGCAGCAGATG GACAAATTAAGCTCAAGAGCAGTAACCCTTGATGGCTATTTTGGCACACAACCAAGTGTGCAAGGAATG GTACAACTTAACTTAATGGCACCTACCCGTGATAATTATTATGGAAATCAACAGGCCATCCAGGGGCTG GGTCAATTAAACTCAATAGCACCTAGCCATGATGGTTATTACGCTGCTCAACCGAGTATTCATGGACTG GGACAAATGGATTTTTTCCGAACACCAGCTGGTTTCACCTATGGCATTCGG GACGACCCCAATGTAAGAACAACTCAGTTGCATGATGATGCATCAAGACATGCATGA